The segment CAAGTCCCTTGCCGGACAATGCACGGGCTGCCCTGAGTCCTCCAAAACCTACGCCAACAATTACAACCCGTTTCATACCCTTATCTGTAGACCCTCCGAAACGTAACATTTACGGTAAAATCACCATATCAACCGGGGACAGTTGACCTATTGCGAAACCTGCAATTCCAGGAAATACGATTCCCTGTGCCAGGAATTATAACGAACAAGAAAAACCAGTCCTGGAATAGCAGCTAATGTACAGAAGATGAAAAAATAATTCCAACCCAGAAACTCAGCAATATATCCGGCAGGCGAGGAAACGATTACCCTGGGAATACCCATAAGGCTGCTCAGAAGCGCATATTGTGTGGCCGTAAATCTTTTGTTACAAATGCTTGCCATAAAAGCGGTGAAGGCAGAAACCCCCATACCACTGGTTAAATTTTCAAAGGCTATCGTAAAAACCAGGAGAGAATAATATGCCCCCACTGAAGCGAGTACGGAAAACGACAGGGTGGAAACAGCCTGGAGGATTCCAAAAATCCAAAGAGATTTATGAAGTCCGAGCCGTATCAAAAAAATGCCCCCGATCAGCCCGCCTGCAATCGTGGCAAAGATGCCAAAGGTCTTTGCAATCACGGCCAGTTCCGTCTTGGTGAACCCCATCTTCAGAATAAAGGGAGTTGTCATATTAGCCGCCATAATATCACCAATCTTATAAAGAAGGATAAATGCCAAAACCTCAAAAGCCCCTCTCCTCTGAAAATAATCAACAAATGGTTTTATAACAGCTTCACGAAGGGATTTTGGAGGAATTATCAGGCCTTCAGGATTTGGCCCGAAAAGTGTCGCAGCAATACCAATAAACAGTGATGCAGCAAGCAGTGGATAAACGTAATTCCATGAAATATGATCAGCTAAAAACAAGGCAAATGCTCCTGAAATAAGCATGCCTGTGCGATACCCGTTTACGGCAAGAGAAGACCCAAAACCTAATTCCTCATCGCGCAAGAGTTCCCGCCGGTAAGCATCAACAACAACATCCTGGCTTGCACTGAAGAACGATACCAGTACGGCTAAAAAAGCAGCAATCCACGGGGATTCTGCCGGCCTCACAAAATAAAACATCCCGATAGAAACCATAAGAAGTATCTGGGAAACAAGCATCCAGCCCCGCCTCCTGCCCAGGAATGAAGGTACGTACCTGTCCAGAACGGGCGCCCACAGGAATTTGACCGTGTAGGGAAGACCTACAAGGGAAAACAACCCGATCACCGCAAGATCAATCTTTTCTTCCGTCATCCATGCCTGAAGTGTGGAACCGGTAACTAACAGGGGAATGCCTGAACTTATCCCAAGAAAGAAGATAACAAGCATCCGCCAGTTGATAATGGTACTTAAAAGAGGGCTTTGCATACTATTTTCAGGTATAAAGCATTATTCCTTATTTCGCATGGACAGATTGAGCCTGAGCAATCACGGACTGCATAAGATGTGCAGGAACAATATCATAGTGCGAATGCTCCATGGTAAATGACCCCTGTCCCGCAGTCATGGATTTAAGTTCTGCTTCATAATTTGCTACGGATGCAAGGGGAATAGCGGCATAAACAACCTGCATATCGCCCATTGCTTCCATTCCTTTTATATGGCCACGATGGCTGGAAAGGTTTCCGGTAATTTCTCCCATAAATTTAGCAGGAACAGTGACCTCAATATTTACAACTGGTTCAAGAAGCACAGGCCTGGCGCGATGAAAGGCGTCACGAAATGCGTGTGAGGCCGCTATCTTAAAAGATGCCTCGGAGGAATCCACATCATGATAAGATCCATAGTGTAACCGCACCCGAAGATCTACAATGGGATGCCCAATCAATATCCCCTTATCCATGGCTTCCCGGATACCCTTCTCAACAGCAGGAATGTATTGGCGCGGGATGACTCCGCCTGCAATCTCATCTACAAATTCAAACCCGGCGCCTCTCGGAAGCGGCTCTACCTTAATGTGTACCTCACCGTATTGTCCATGCCCCCCCGTTTGCTTTTTGTGTTTATATTGTGCCTGAACACTTGCGGTAATAGTTTCCTTATAGGGAATCTTGGGAACATGCGTCTCTACTTCAATTCCGAATCTACGCCTTAACCGGCTTATCATTACCTGCAAATGGAGATTGCTCATACCTGTAATAACCAATTCATTCGTCAGGGTATCATAGGAAACCTTGAAAGTCTTGTCCTCTTCGGCAAGTTTATGGAGGCATTCATTGATCTTTTTCTCAGCACCTTTGCTTTTTGGAACTACAGCAAGCGAAGACATGGGAATTGGAAAGGCAATCTCCGGAAATTTTACAGGATGCCCGGGGTCACAAATTGTATCGGAAATATGGAGGTCGTCCAGTTTAGACAGAGCTACAATATCCCCCGGAACAGCTCTTGAAACTGGCCGTTGTTCCTTTCCAAAGATCCTGTATATATGTCCTGCCTTCTCCGTCTTTCCGCTTGAAGCGTGATAAAATACCATTTCGCTGTCCAGTTTGCCGGAAAAAATCCTGAAATAACTAAGCTTGCCGACAAAGGGATCAATTACCAGTTTAAAAACCATGGCACTGAAAGGAGCATCCGCTGATGCCTTCACAGGAATCTCCAGATTTGTTTTTATGACAGTTGCCGTACGGGCTACTCCTTCAGATGGGGATGGGGAAAGGTCGGCAATCGCATCCAGCACCTCCTTAATCCCGGAAAGATTCCTGTTTGAACAACAGAGTACCGGTACAAGGTGCCCTTCTGTTACTGCCTTTACAAAACAGGCGAGTAAAACAGACCTGTCAATTTCTTTTCCATCGAGATAGCGTTCCATCAATGTATCATCAGAAGAAACAATCGTTTCGATTAAAGAATCACGCATGCGTTTCGCATCACCTGCAATCCCGTCAGGAAATGAATCCGGCAATTCCAACAGGTTAGCGACACCCTGAACATTATGCCCGGTTCCGATGGGTAAGACTATTGGCACGCAGATATCTCCGAAGGTACTCTTCACCGAGTCAACCAATGCCTGAAAATCAATATTTTCACTGTCAATTTTTGTTATGACGAGTATCTTCGCCAGTCTTTTCTGGCAGGCCATATCCCAGAGCTTTCTGGTGTTGACCTGAATTCCTTCCGTTGCAGAGAGCGTAATAAGGACTGTTTCAACGGATGCGAGGGAGGTAATTGTATCGCGGATAAAATCAGGATAACCCGGCGTATCAATAAGATTAATTTCGCACCCCTTCCAGGTCAGATAAAGCACCGAAGAATCAATCGTATGCTTCTTCTCTCTTGATTCAGCATCGTGATCGGCAACCGATGTGCCATCTTCAACACTTCCCAGGCGCGTAGTCGCCCCTGATGTAAAGAGCATAGCTTCTGCCAGCGAAGTCTTTCCTGAAGCACCGTGTCCCAGTAATGCAATGGTCCGAATATTTTCTGTCTCATAGGAAATCATAGGAACCCTCCAACCAGAATAAAGTAAATTGTTGGAATAGTTACCACAGAGACTTACAAAATTCCATTGAATTAAGACCACGATCCGGAAGTGAAAAGATCCCTCAGCTATCTGGTATCTTAATTCCTGATATGCTATCCTTCGCAGTATTATTCCGTCTTTTCCGTGGCGTTAATAGTACATAACTGTTTGGCCTTCGAAAGTTTAATATGTCCTGTATACAGGGCCTTGCCGATAATCATACCTGCAATATTCAGGCGGCTCAGCGCCTCAACATCCTTCAGCGAAGAAATGCCACCGGAGGCAATAACAGGAGTCTTTACGACCCGCAGGAGTCCTTGCAAGCCTTGAATATCCGGACCTTGCAACATTCCATCCTTTGAAATATCTGTATAAATTATGACAGAGGGTGATGCCTTTTCGATCTCGCTTGCAAAATCCTCAACCGTCCATTCACAGAGGGCGGTCCAGCCTTTAACGGCAACCGTACCGTTCTTTGCATCAATTCCAATCGCAATACGGCCGGGAAAAGCCGCACAGAGATCATGTACCCATACGGGTGAATCGACTGCCTTCGTTCCTATAATTACGCGGTCTACCCCCAGGTCAAGCACCGCTTTGACAGCATGGGAAGTCCTCAAACCCCCACCAAATTCAACAGGAATTTTAATTCGTGTAATAATCTTTTCGACGAGGGCAAGGTTTTTCGGAACACCTTCAAAAGC is part of the Candidatus Jettenia sp. AMX2 genome and harbors:
- the fusA gene encoding elongation factor G, which encodes MISYETENIRTIALLGHGASGKTSLAEAMLFTSGATTRLGSVEDGTSVADHDAESREKKHTIDSSVLYLTWKGCEINLIDTPGYPDFIRDTITSLASVETVLITLSATEGIQVNTRKLWDMACQKRLAKILVITKIDSENIDFQALVDSVKSTFGDICVPIVLPIGTGHNVQGVANLLELPDSFPDGIAGDAKRMRDSLIETIVSSDDTLMERYLDGKEIDRSVLLACFVKAVTEGHLVPVLCCSNRNLSGIKEVLDAIADLSPSPSEGVARTATVIKTNLEIPVKASADAPFSAMVFKLVIDPFVGKLSYFRIFSGKLDSEMVFYHASSGKTEKAGHIYRIFGKEQRPVSRAVPGDIVALSKLDDLHISDTICDPGHPVKFPEIAFPIPMSSLAVVPKSKGAEKKINECLHKLAEEDKTFKVSYDTLTNELVITGMSNLHLQVMISRLRRRFGIEVETHVPKIPYKETITASVQAQYKHKKQTGGHGQYGEVHIKVEPLPRGAGFEFVDEIAGGVIPRQYIPAVEKGIREAMDKGILIGHPIVDLRVRLHYGSYHDVDSSEASFKIAASHAFRDAFHRARPVLLEPVVNIEVTVPAKFMGEITGNLSSHRGHIKGMEAMGDMQVVYAAIPLASVANYEAELKSMTAGQGSFTMEHSHYDIVPAHLMQSVIAQAQSVHAK
- a CDS encoding AmpG family muropeptide MFS transporter, producing MQSPLLSTIINWRMLVIFFLGISSGIPLLVTGSTLQAWMTEEKIDLAVIGLFSLVGLPYTVKFLWAPVLDRYVPSFLGRRRGWMLVSQILLMVSIGMFYFVRPAESPWIAAFLAVLVSFFSASQDVVVDAYRRELLRDEELGFGSSLAVNGYRTGMLISGAFALFLADHISWNYVYPLLAASLFIGIAATLFGPNPEGLIIPPKSLREAVIKPFVDYFQRRGAFEVLAFILLYKIGDIMAANMTTPFILKMGFTKTELAVIAKTFGIFATIAGGLIGGIFLIRLGLHKSLWIFGILQAVSTLSFSVLASVGAYYSLLVFTIAFENLTSGMGVSAFTAFMASICNKRFTATQYALLSSLMGIPRVIVSSPAGYIAEFLGWNYFFIFCTLAAIPGLVFLVRYNSWHRESYFLELQVSQ
- the hisA gene encoding 1-(5-phosphoribosyl)-5-[(5-phosphoribosylamino)methylideneamino]imidazole-4-carboxamide isomerase, translating into MFRSDKMLIIPAIDLRDGKCVRLTQGQKEAETIFSHDPVDMAKTWQDQGADYLHLVDLDGAFEGVPKNLALVEKIITRIKIPVEFGGGLRTSHAVKAVLDLGVDRVIIGTKAVDSPVWVHDLCAAFPGRIAIGIDAKNGTVAVKGWTALCEWTVEDFASEIEKASPSVIIYTDISKDGMLQGPDIQGLQGLLRVVKTPVIASGGISSLKDVEALSRLNIAGMIIGKALYTGHIKLSKAKQLCTINATEKTE